One window of Enterobacter sp. RHBSTW-00175 genomic DNA carries:
- a CDS encoding LysR family transcriptional regulator: MHRSGLTELEVVLAVVRRGGFRAAAQELGMSATAVSNAVAGLESRLQTRLFNRTTRSVALTDAGQRFVARVGPALQEIRQASEEIHSDNDDPAGTLRLNVPNNIGPLFLDNLLIAYMQRYPKMRVETVSEARMIDIVAEGYDAGIRLAESVPQDMVAVALTPDIRQLIVATPDHFARYGIPQTPDDLLHHQGIGMRMSHGGLYRWELERRGEQYALTVPPRFSTSDLFASISAVKAGLGVGFLPELYIRQELESGELVSVLEDWTQPFAGLRLYYPGHRHVPPGLRAFVALVRERGITPG, from the coding sequence ATGCATCGTTCAGGACTCACAGAGCTGGAAGTGGTACTGGCCGTGGTACGCCGCGGAGGCTTTCGCGCTGCTGCTCAGGAGCTGGGCATGTCGGCCACGGCGGTAAGCAATGCAGTGGCCGGGCTGGAAAGCCGCCTGCAAACACGCCTGTTTAACCGCACCACCCGTAGCGTGGCGCTCACCGATGCCGGGCAGCGGTTTGTGGCGCGCGTGGGGCCTGCGCTTCAGGAGATCCGCCAGGCCAGCGAAGAGATCCACAGTGATAACGACGACCCTGCCGGTACGCTGCGTCTGAACGTTCCCAATAATATTGGCCCACTGTTTCTGGACAATCTGCTGATTGCGTATATGCAGCGTTACCCGAAAATGCGCGTCGAAACGGTCAGCGAGGCACGGATGATCGACATCGTGGCCGAAGGGTACGACGCCGGGATCCGCCTGGCGGAATCGGTGCCGCAGGACATGGTGGCGGTGGCACTCACGCCAGATATCCGCCAGTTGATCGTCGCCACGCCTGACCACTTTGCCCGTTACGGAATACCGCAAACGCCCGACGATCTGTTGCACCATCAGGGGATTGGCATGAGGATGTCCCATGGCGGGCTGTATCGCTGGGAGCTGGAGCGCCGTGGTGAGCAGTATGCCCTGACGGTTCCGCCACGCTTTTCCACATCCGATCTGTTTGCATCAATAAGCGCCGTAAAGGCCGGTCTGGGGGTGGGTTTTTTGCCGGAACTCTATATCCGGCAAGAGCTGGAAAGCGGGGAACTGGTGAGCGTGCTGGAAGACTGGACGCAGCCCTTTGCCGGACTGCGCCTTTACTACCCCGGGCATCGCCATGTCCCGCCCGGGCTGCGGGCTTTCGTCGCCCTGGTGCGCGAGCGCGGAATTACTCCAGGTTAG
- a CDS encoding aldehyde dehydrogenase family protein produces MRHIEQIFINGEFVTPHGTERFDLYNPATAQVIGQVRLADEVDAERAIAAAKAAFPAWANTTRQERIAALKRMHAAVVARHDALLEAIIEEYGAPSSRSAWMASYPAEVIAQAIDALESFAFTLTAGAARVQMTPLGVAGLITPWNSDAGFICGKLAAALAAGCTAVIKPSEMSALQTQIITEALRDAGLPPGVFNIVTGRGDTVGETISRHPDVAKISFTGSTHTGKAILRNAAESFKRVTLELGGKSPTIMLDDVDLVQAVPLVIQAGFMNSGQACVAGTRILVPQSRKAEMEQALAQAVAAVRSGDPRDSATEVGPMVSEKQWQRVQGYIRKGTEEGARLLAGGEGRPEGTQDGWFVRPTLFADVHNQMAIAREEIFGPVLCVIPYRDEAEAIAIANDTDYGLSALVLGNDAGRAQRVAQQIQSGRVLVNTLAHEPKAPFGGFKHSGVGREMGTWGISAFMEPKSILS; encoded by the coding sequence ATGCGTCATATCGAACAGATCTTTATCAACGGTGAATTTGTCACCCCGCACGGCACTGAACGTTTTGATTTGTACAATCCGGCCACGGCACAGGTGATTGGCCAGGTGCGTCTGGCGGATGAAGTCGATGCTGAGCGTGCAATAGCAGCCGCCAAAGCGGCGTTCCCGGCGTGGGCAAACACCACCCGACAGGAACGTATTGCCGCGCTGAAGCGGATGCACGCGGCGGTCGTTGCCCGCCATGACGCGCTGCTGGAGGCCATTATCGAGGAGTACGGCGCGCCGTCGTCGCGTTCGGCGTGGATGGCCAGCTATCCGGCAGAGGTTATCGCCCAGGCTATCGACGCGCTGGAGTCATTTGCATTTACCCTCACGGCAGGTGCAGCCAGGGTGCAGATGACGCCGCTTGGCGTCGCCGGGCTGATCACTCCGTGGAACAGTGATGCAGGCTTTATCTGCGGCAAACTGGCGGCCGCACTGGCGGCGGGCTGCACCGCGGTTATCAAACCCAGCGAGATGAGCGCCCTGCAAACCCAGATTATCACTGAGGCACTGCGTGATGCCGGATTGCCGCCAGGGGTGTTTAACATTGTGACCGGGCGCGGCGACACGGTGGGCGAGACAATCAGCCGCCACCCGGATGTGGCGAAAATCTCCTTTACCGGTTCCACTCACACCGGAAAAGCCATTCTGCGTAATGCCGCGGAAAGTTTTAAGCGTGTGACGCTGGAGTTAGGTGGTAAATCGCCGACGATCATGCTGGATGATGTCGATTTAGTGCAGGCGGTGCCGCTGGTGATTCAGGCGGGTTTTATGAACAGCGGGCAGGCCTGCGTGGCCGGAACCCGTATTCTGGTGCCGCAGTCGCGTAAAGCGGAGATGGAACAGGCTCTGGCGCAGGCTGTTGCGGCGGTGCGGTCTGGCGACCCGCGTGATAGCGCCACTGAGGTGGGGCCGATGGTCAGCGAAAAGCAGTGGCAGCGTGTTCAGGGATACATCCGCAAAGGGACAGAAGAGGGCGCGCGCCTGCTGGCGGGTGGTGAAGGGCGTCCGGAGGGTACGCAGGATGGCTGGTTTGTCCGTCCAACGCTGTTTGCCGATGTTCATAATCAGATGGCGATTGCCCGCGAAGAGATCTTCGGCCCGGTGCTGTGCGTGATCCCCTATCGCGATGAAGCAGAGGCGATCGCCATTGCGAACGATACCGACTATGGCCTGAGCGCGCTGGTGCTGGGCAACGATGCCGGGCGTGCGCAGCGCGTGGCGCAGCAGATCCAGTCTGGCCGGGTGCTGGTCAACACGCTCGCCCATGAGCCAAAAGCTCCGTTCGGTGGGTTTAAACATTCCGGCGTGGGCCGCGAGATGGGGACATGGGGGATCAGCGCGTTTATGGAGCCGAAATCGATCCTGAGCTAA
- a CDS encoding antibiotic biosynthesis monooxygenase, whose translation MIAVLFEAKAEPAHQARYLQLAAELKPLLADIDGFIDIERFQSLTTDGKILSLSWWRDEKAIRNWKHNELHLAAQAEGRASIFAFYRIRVAQVVREYSSETGGHADV comes from the coding sequence ATGATCGCAGTCCTTTTCGAAGCCAAAGCGGAGCCGGCACACCAGGCGCGCTACCTGCAACTCGCGGCTGAACTCAAACCCCTGCTGGCCGATATCGACGGATTTATCGATATCGAACGTTTCCAGAGCCTGACCACCGACGGCAAAATCCTCTCCCTTTCCTGGTGGCGGGATGAAAAGGCCATCCGCAACTGGAAGCACAACGAGTTGCATCTGGCCGCACAGGCAGAGGGGCGGGCGTCTATTTTTGCCTTCTACCGCATTCGCGTGGCGCAGGTGGTGCGGGAATATTCCTCAGAAACCGGAGGACACGCAGATGTATGA
- a CDS encoding amino acid-binding protein — MYDIHVIFENAPGELARFGQLLGRNGVGLEGGGVFGVDAHFLVEEGEKARRLLLAAGFRVQAVTKPLIRKLKQERPGELGEIASALAVQGVSILTQYSDHANHLILLTDNDKLAAEITEPWAAYVKDPITPR; from the coding sequence ATGTATGACATTCACGTGATTTTCGAGAATGCCCCCGGTGAACTGGCGCGGTTCGGGCAACTGCTCGGGCGTAATGGCGTGGGGCTGGAGGGCGGCGGGGTATTTGGCGTTGACGCACATTTTCTGGTGGAAGAGGGGGAAAAAGCCCGGCGCTTGTTGCTGGCTGCCGGGTTCAGGGTGCAGGCGGTAACAAAACCGTTAATCCGTAAGTTAAAACAGGAGCGCCCGGGGGAACTGGGCGAGATTGCCTCCGCGCTGGCAGTGCAGGGTGTGTCTATCCTTACCCAGTACAGTGACCACGCGAATCACCTCATTCTGCTGACGGATAATGATAAGCTGGCCGCAGAGATAACCGAACCCTGGGCTGCCTATGTTAAAGACCCAATTACCCCCCGATAA
- a CDS encoding helix-turn-helix transcriptional regulator, whose translation MLKTQLPPDNSAALEQAIVAVAAAMADPSRVKMLCALMDGRAWTATELSTVADVAPSTASGHLARLVEGRLITCLSQGRHRYYRLAGHNVAALVEQMMGLSWSRITPPETTAPKAMREARTCYDHLAGTVAVQIYDFMQAEGWLEADSSALTLHGREQFLKLGILLSAHPRRKACCACLDWSERRFHLGGEAGAALLTHLESKGWIQRVAGYREVVVTVAGRQAVKRHFSR comes from the coding sequence ATGTTAAAGACCCAATTACCCCCCGATAACAGCGCTGCACTGGAGCAAGCCATTGTGGCCGTGGCGGCGGCAATGGCCGATCCGTCGAGGGTAAAAATGCTCTGTGCACTGATGGACGGGCGGGCGTGGACGGCCACCGAACTGAGCACGGTGGCAGATGTTGCCCCGTCGACCGCCAGCGGGCACCTCGCCCGGCTGGTGGAAGGAAGGCTGATTACCTGCTTGTCTCAGGGCAGGCATCGCTATTATCGCCTTGCCGGGCACAACGTGGCAGCGCTGGTCGAGCAGATGATGGGGCTTTCCTGGAGCCGCATTACGCCGCCGGAAACCACCGCGCCAAAAGCCATGCGCGAAGCCCGCACCTGTTACGACCATCTTGCCGGAACGGTGGCGGTACAGATCTATGATTTTATGCAGGCAGAAGGCTGGCTGGAGGCAGACAGTTCAGCGCTCACGCTGCATGGCCGGGAGCAGTTCCTGAAACTCGGCATTCTGTTAAGTGCTCATCCCCGTCGCAAGGCCTGCTGCGCCTGTCTGGACTGGAGCGAGCGGCGGTTTCATCTGGGCGGAGAAGCCGGCGCGGCACTACTTACGCATCTGGAAAGCAAAGGCTGGATCCAGCGGGTGGCGGGGTATCGGGAGGTGGTGGTGACGGTAGCGGGCAGGCAAGCTGTTAAGCGGCATTTTAGTCGCTAA
- a CDS encoding DUF2931 family protein gives MKMKKMMALTLLLVATGCSPHNSHPLQSKQAASGDWTLPYGKWIFAFITPSELPSGVQHARVIDTDGYLYTFNTLDQASPAPDSVDKWAESAHGFGDQFNKVNKPPQYIVFCWDSYIDQQAYETSAVFGPDTWLRMKTPADHTRPSGAPVWYNRMVFGLSPGGKVKIWLSDVAGRPSLPVKPLKLTTRSGKDLTLCKDYVVPGGSFTFLPETQAFIKGKTYPYGNWD, from the coding sequence ATGAAAATGAAAAAAATGATGGCACTTACATTGCTGTTGGTCGCTACAGGTTGTAGTCCACATAATTCCCACCCGTTGCAGTCAAAACAGGCCGCCAGCGGTGACTGGACGCTGCCTTATGGCAAGTGGATTTTCGCTTTTATCACACCCAGTGAATTGCCCTCAGGCGTACAGCACGCCAGGGTGATCGACACGGATGGTTACCTGTATACCTTTAATACGCTTGACCAGGCCTCCCCCGCCCCGGATTCCGTCGATAAATGGGCAGAAAGCGCACATGGCTTTGGCGATCAGTTCAACAAAGTCAACAAGCCCCCGCAGTACATTGTCTTCTGCTGGGATTCCTATATTGACCAGCAGGCCTATGAAACCAGCGCCGTGTTCGGACCGGACACCTGGCTGCGGATGAAAACCCCTGCCGATCATACCCGTCCATCTGGCGCACCTGTCTGGTACAACAGAATGGTGTTTGGCCTCTCTCCCGGCGGCAAAGTCAAAATCTGGCTTTCAGACGTTGCCGGACGCCCCAGCCTGCCTGTTAAACCACTGAAACTGACGACCCGCTCCGGCAAGGACCTGACCCTCTGCAAGGACTATGTCGTCCCGGGGGGGAGCTTCACCTTCCTCCCTGAAACGCAGGCGTTTATCAAAGGCAAAACCTATCCCTATGGCAACTGGGATTAA
- a CDS encoding DUF2931 family protein: MKKRNALMLALILTTASCSPHQSHPLQSIQAASGDWTLPYDKWFFLFITPRELPSMVNHARVIDTDGYLYTFNTLDSTSWDPGSVDRWPENAHGFGGQFNNVKKPPQYIVFCWDSYIDQQTYETSAVFGPDTWMRMKTPADHTRPSGAPVWYNRMVFGLSPGGKVKIWFSDVAGRPSLPVKPLKLTTRSGKDLTLCKDYVVPGGSFTFLPETQAFIKGKTYPYGNWD, encoded by the coding sequence ATGAAAAAACGCAATGCACTGATGCTTGCCTTGATACTGACGACCGCAAGCTGTAGCCCACACCAATCCCACCCTTTACAGTCAATACAGGCCGCCAGTGGTGACTGGACGCTGCCTTATGATAAGTGGTTTTTTTTATTCATCACGCCCAGAGAATTACCGTCTATGGTAAACCACGCAAGAGTCATCGATACGGATGGTTACCTGTATACGTTCAATACTCTTGATTCAACGTCCTGGGATCCTGGCTCTGTTGACAGATGGCCTGAGAATGCACATGGCTTCGGTGGTCAGTTTAACAATGTCAAAAAACCCCCGCAGTACATTGTTTTCTGCTGGGATTCCTATATTGACCAGCAAACCTACGAAACCAGCGCCGTGTTTGGGCCGGACACCTGGATGCGGATGAAAACCCCTGCCGATCATACCCGTCCATCTGGCGCACCTGTCTGGTACAACAGAATGGTGTTTGGCCTCTCTCCCGGCGGCAAAGTCAAAATCTGGTTTTCTGATGTCGCCGGACGCCCCAGCCTGCCTGTTAAACCACTGAAACTGACGACCCGCTCCGGCAAGGACCTGACCCTCTGCAAGGACTATGTCGTCCCGGGGGGCAGCTTCACCTTCCTCCCTGAAACGCAGGCGTTTATCAAAGGCAAAACCTATCCCTATGGCAACTGGGATTAA